Part of the Kangiella geojedonensis genome is shown below.
TTATGTCACGGCACTAACTAAGGGCGAACCGACAGGTATAAAGACGGATATGAGTAAAAGTTCTAGCGATGCCTAGTAAAAACATTTCTGAAGGCGTGGTTCACCGCCTACCAAATGACTTGCGTAAGACGCTTTTAGCTGATGAAAACACTTTAGAACTCTGGGAAAATATCACACCTTTAGCCCGTAACGAGTGGATTTGCTGGGTAGAAGATGCCAAAAGAGAAGATACTCGCCTGAAGCGCATTAACAGAGTCAGCTCTGACCTTAAAGCTGGCAAGCGCAGACCATGCTGCTGGCCTGGCTGCCCTCATCGTAAAAAGTAACTACTTTTCTCTTTCAGCTATCAATTCTTCATCTATCAGTTTAGCGGCTTTATACGCTTGTCGCTCAGAAACACGCGCGGCATATTCTTCAAAACCAGGCCGCATGTCCATACTGCCAAAATGCAAGCCCCATAAAACGTGCGAACCCACATAGACGTCAGCTGCAGTGAAATGTTCGCCAGCAACATAGGGCGAATCTAACAATTGCTGTGACAAAGTATCTAGAACCAACTCGTAATTACCGTAACCCACCATTCTTTCCTGATCAGCTTTAACCTCGACTCCTAGGGAACGGTTGACGATAGCCGCTTCGAGTGGCCCCGCACTAAAAAACAGCCAGCGGTAATAATCTGCGCGATTATCAAGACTCGGCGCTAGACCTTTTTCAGGAAAAGCATCAGCGAGGTAAGCACAAATCGCTGCACACTCAGTAATGACTTTACCGCCATGGACAATGGTCGGAACCTTTCCCATGGGATTGATTTTGAGGAACTCTTGGGATTTCATCCCAGCGCCATACTCCAGTATTTCCTGACGATAGTCTGCGCCAACTTCTTCCAACATCCAACGAGCAATTTGACCTCGTGACTGTGGGTTGGTGTAAAAAATAGTGTTGCAATCAGTGGACTGAGATAACGGCATAACTTCTCCTGCATATTCTTGTCTTTGTCTTTAAGGCTACCAGTATGGAAGAACTAATAGCAATATTTTTCATACAGAGCTAATATGATTAAAAAATACACAAGGCATCAGTCATCAAATGAAATCTATTTATACGCTAATCACTGTCTTTGTTTTATCCTATTTAATGAGTTTTTCAAGCATCGCAGCAGCTCCAAAGGCCTTTGACTATACACAGGTTAAGCCTGAGCATTACGCTAAACTTGAGCATAAGTCTCAGTTTACCGACAAACAGGGCGATACTTATAAAATTCACAACACTAATTACAGCAAAGGTCTCTACATCCAAATTACTGAAAACGGACGTAGCAAATGGAAAAAACATGGCCGATTTTATTCAATATCATCAAGTAGTGGAAAAACAACAGGCTTTGTAACCTATCATTACGGTACTAAAGAGGGTCCAGCAGAATCCTACAATAGTAAAGGACAAGTAAAATTCAAAAAACTTTTTAAGGACGGAGTGCTTGAAGGTCCATGGCAACAATTCACCGACAAAGGGAAGCTTTTCGAGGAATGTGTCTATGTCGCCGGGAAAAAACATGGTCAGCAGATAACCTATCACTCAAATGGACAGCCACAATTCACATCAACTTATGTTGAAGGTAAAAGAGAAGGAGAAACCCTCCAATATAATGACAAGGGTAAAGTGGTCTCTAAAAAAATCTACAAAAACGGCAAGCAGATAGGAAAAACCCAATGGTTCCATTAGTTAGGGCTATTTACTCTGGATCATGAAGCAATCAATAAAGGACTACCACAAAGATGAACATGATGACTGGGTGGCTGAGTTGGCCTGTGGTCACTTCCAGCATGTCCGTCATAAGCCCCCTTTCTTCAATCGACCTTGGGTCGTTACGCAAGCAGGCCGAGAGTCTATGCTTGGCGAAGAGCTTAACTGCAAAAAATGTGACGAAGGCGCGCCCAGAGACACTAAGTAAATTAACACTCAGCAAATTAAGTCCTACCTAAAGTAAGCGAATTCACTATAATGACCCAAATTTTAAAACAGGCGTTCCATCATGAGCACACTACCTAACTGTCCGCAATGCGACTCAACTTATACCTACGAAGATCAGGCTATGTTCGTGTGTCCTGAGTGTGGCCACGAATGGTCTAAAGACGCGCCTGAGCAGAGTGAGTCGTCAATAAAAGACGCTAACGGTAATCCACTCGAAGACGGAGACACGGTGACTGTGATTAAAGATCTAAAAATCAAGGGTTCGTCACAAGTGGTTAAAGTTGGCACCAAGGTTAAAAATATTCGGTTAGTTGAAGGCGATCATGATATCGACTGCAAAATCCCTGGTATCGGCGCCATGAAACTGAAGTCTGAGTTTGTAAAAAAAGTATAGCTAATTAAAAAAAAGGTAGTGGCAACAATACCACTACCTCGACTTACGAGTTGATGTCGATGAACATCATTAGTGATTAATTCAACTCGAATAAGTTATCATCAAAGCGCTGGTTATATTCAACATCAGCTTTCATCTCAAACCCAACACTGCCGTCATCAAAAGTCTGGCTGACATTGATCTTTACTGGTAACTGGCTTTTAGGGTCAACCCAAACTCGAGTTTCGATACCAGTCTCCTCAAGTAAGAACCCTGTTAACTCAACGCCTGAAAAGGTTTGTGTACCCATCGGCTTAGCCTTCTCTGGATCGACTTCCAAGATCAGCTTGCGCCAATACAAAGGGTCTTCTTGCGCACTGTGAGAAGTGTCGCCGGCATCAAAACTAAAAGGTACCGTTTGATTAGTATCCGACAACTTCATAACGCCTTTACCTTGACTAACATCCATGATGTTTACGAATGTTGGTTGGTCTTTATGTTCTAAAGCATAGCTTTCCATCCGTAGCTGCCCAGGCTCTCGGTAATACACCCTGATATCCATCAAGTGCTGGCCTGACGTTGTCATGGTTGCGCTGTAGAAAAAGTTGCGGGCCTTCTTAAAGTTTTCCACCATACTGGCGAAAGACGTTTGCGGTGACGCAGAGAATATAAAAATGGCTAAAGCAAAACTGGCAGCAGCGCCCATAGAGCCTGCAAGCTTGTAACCAGAAAAATTCATTGTGTCCTTCCACCAAGCAGATAGTTTCTGAAAAACACCTAACTCTTCACTATGCTTCTCTGCTTCTATCGCAACCGCTTTTAATAAACGGTTTTGTGCTCGTTCAATATCCTCTGACAAAGGCTCTTGGGTTTTAAGACTATCAACCGCGTTGTTCAAGGTGTGATCAGCTGCGTGCTTCATACTTCTCTCCTGTATTCTGACTGTGACTAAGTAAGCGGGCCAATTTTTGCCGAGTTCTATTAAGAATGATGCCGACGTTACCGGACGTTAATGCTAGGTGTTGTGCAATATCGTCGTAAGACAACTCCTCCACAAAACGTAAAACAAAAACCTTTGCCTCTTGTTCCGTGACCTTTGTCAGAGCATCTCGAAGTTGCTGAATATCCTGCGTTAAAGCAAACTGCTTTTCAGGCGTTGGCTCTGGGTTGCTATGGATAGATACAACCGTTTCAGCACCATCATCAGTAATACTTTGCTCCGACAAACGGTGTTTCTTTCTTAATAAATCAAGGCTGGCAGAAGTTGCCATAGTCGTCAGATAGGCAGCCCAATTATTCACTTTGTCGAACGCCTTAGGTGTCTTTTTAAATAGCTTCATGTAAATATCTTGAGTGATATCTTCAGCATGATGACTATCCCCTACTATGCGATAAGCTGTAGCGAACACCTGTCGTCCATATTGATTTGCTAGTTCAGCAATAAGCTGCTTCTGTTTCTTCTTCAACGTTCTTCCCCGTTATATGACCTCACTACTATAGACGAAAACAAACCAAAGTTTCTTACATAAAACTTTACTGAATTTTAATATCGATAAGTTTTAGTCACCCCAGAGTTTCTGATAGGATAAATAAAGCTCTGACTAATACAGGAAGAAAAAATGAAGTATCTTACTCTAATTCTTACCAGCTTATTGGCCATCGTGTTTACTGGTTGTTCTAGTGATTCAGACCGAACACACAAAGCCGACCGTGAGCCTATTAGGGGCAGTCTGGAATGGTGTCATATGTATTATGACCCAGCTAGCTCAGGTGAGCGCAAGCCCAATGCCGCTAAGTACTGTAAGTCAGCTTTAGAAAAAAAAGATGATCGCGAACGAAATGAATCCATTCTAAATGATGGTGCTAAAGTAGAGATCAAATAACACTCAAATCATAGGTATAAAAAGCAATGCCACAACCATTCCATCTAGCTATCCCCATCCATGACTTAGACAAAGCTCGTCAATTTTACGGGGAGCTACTCGGTTTTGACGAAGGTCGTTCTAGTGATCATTGGATTGATTATGATTGCTACGGGCATCAGCTCGTGGTTCATTTGGACGAATCAATGAAAGCTAAAACTGCCAACACCTCTAAAGTAGATGGTCATGGCGTGCCGATTCCACACTTTGGGGTTGTGTTAGATATGCAGCAGTGGCGCCAGTTGGCAGAGCACCTGACCAAACATCGAGTGGAGTTTGTGATAGAACCTTACATCCGTTTTGAAGGAAAACCAGGTGAGCAAGCCACGATGTTCTTTAATGACCCTTCAGGAAATGCCCTTGAGTTTAAAGGATTCAATAACATGAATGATTTATTCAAGAAATAACGATTACAACAATTGTTCCTGATGACATCAACTAGGGGAAAACCCTTACTTCTTATTTTTCAATAAGTTGCATTACTCATACCCAATCGTTATATTGAAAGTGAACCTTACAATTGACGAGGTAAAACATGAAAGCATTATATTTAGTTTGTATCTCAGCTTGCTTAGTACTTGCCGGTTGTGCCAGCACTACTGCTTACGCACCAGCAGAATCAGCGGAAGACTATGGTTACTACAGCACTAAGCTTGGAGAAGACAGATACCGCATTAGCTTTAATGGTAATACGTCAACCAGTCAAAACACGGTTAAAGACTATGCATTGCTAAGAGCTGCAGAGTTAACCCTTCAAGAAGGTGGCACTTGGTTTCAAGTGGTAGATCGGGGCTCAGATAAAAAAACTCGTCATACTCCCCGCACAGAAGTTCGCAGAACAGATGTCATTGAGCGTGACTGTGGACTACTCGGCTGTGAAACACGCCGTCGCCCTGCTTACATAACAACCATTGGTGTCGAGTCTGGAACGGAGCGTAGCAAGTACAGCAGTTCTCTTGAGATTTTAATTGGTAGCGGTGAAATGCCGAGTGATGACGGGCGTTACTATGACGCTAAAGACATAGCATCTACCCTTCGCTCAGCGATGTAAGCTCTTATAGATTAACAGGTACTCTAAAAACGCGGCGTTTGGCGCGTTTTTTCTGCATTGATTTTTTGATTCAGAGGTCTATTATTGAGGGAACAGTCAATCACTCTTTTCAAACTATGCAAAACAAACAACCAGAAGGTAACCACGGCACCACCTATGTTGGCGCTTATATCGCCATCGGCGTAGGTATTGGCGCAGCTCTTGGTGTGGCAATGAGCAATATGATTTTAGGCATGGGAATTGGTGTCGCCATCGGCTTAGTGATGGGCGTCGGTACCGAAGTCAAAAAGCGCAAGTCGTCTCGCAAAGACTCTTAAAAGGTTCTTCGTATGCGCCATGTGGCTACTTATATAGCTATTGCTAGCTTGACCTTAGCGATAGTGTCATGTGGTGACTCTAACAATAATTCCACTAACCATACTGCCAACATTGAGGCCAATGAAAAGGGTACTGAACAAGAGACTTTATCCCCATCGTTTGATTGTTCAGCAGACTCAAACGCTCGTATCGAGTCCATGATTTGCCAACAGCCAGAGCTCGCTCAGCTTGATAATCAGCTCAACAAAGTCTATCAACAAGCATTAAACAAGGCAGGTAACACCTCGACGGAGTTAAAGGCAACGCAACGGGGCTGGCTTAAAGGTCGTAACGACTGCTGGAAAAATAACAATAAACGGCAGTGCATTAAGAAAAGCTATCAACGACGCATCGCCGAACTTCAAGCACGCTACCGCTTAGTCGACTCGGACGGCCCGCTACGATTTATTTGTGACAACAATCCCAAAAATGAATTTATCGTCACTTTTTTCAACACGGAGCCTAGAACTCTCATCGCAGAGCGAGGCGACCAAGTATCCTTGATGTATAACGTTGTTAGCGGCAGCGGCGCTAAATACCAAGGACAAAACGAAATCTTTTGGGAACACCAAGGCGAAGTCCGCATCACATGGGGTTATCAAGCACCAGAGCTTACCTGCCAAAAGTCTAGTTTTACTCATTAAGCCATACTATTAAGTTCTAACGAGGAAGCCTATCAAGTTTCCCTTGTTGCATACAATTCGTTAGAATAGACGCCTATTTTGCTAGCCCTCCATTAGGTTAGGGTAGCTAAAACACATTAAGGTACTAACCGGATATTGTATGGGTATTCAGATAAAGACTCCTGAAGAAATTGAAAAAATGCGCATTGCAGGTCGTTTGGCAGCGGAAGTTCTGGAAATGATTGGTGAACACGTCAAAAAAGGCGTCACCACAGAAGAGCTGGACCAAATCTGCCATGACCATATAGTTCATAAACAAGGCGGTTACCCTGCGACCTTAAACTATGGTGGCTCAGTCTATCCCGTCACATTAGACAGCGACGGTAAAGCCACTCAACCTGTGGCAACTGATGGCGGTTTTCCAAAGTCTATTTGCACTTCCGTAAACGACGTGGTGTGTCACGGTATTCCTAATAAAAAACCATTGCGTAACGGTGATATCTTTAACCTAGATGTCACTGTCATTAAAGATGGTTATCACGGTGATACCAGTAAAATGTTCGTGGTTGGTGAACCGACTCCGCAGGCAAAAAAGTTGATTAAGACGACGCAAGACAGTTTATACTTAGCCATAGATATGGTTAAGCCAGGTGTTAGGTTGGGTGATATCGGTTATGCCATCCAAAAATATGCTGAAGGTAAAGGATACTCTATCGTTAAAGAATATTGCGGACATGGTATCGGCGCCAAGTTTCATGAAGAGCCTCAAGTCACTCACTATGGTCGTCCAGGTACTGGTGTCGAGTTGCAAGAAGGCATGACCTTTACTATTGAACCCATGGTGAACTTTGGCAAACGTCACGTTAAGCACAACAAAAAAGATGGCTGGACCGTACTCACTAAAGACCGCTCGCTATCAGCACAGTGGGAACACACGCTGCTAGTGACTTCTACTGGCGTTGAAGTTCTGACCCGTCGCGAAGAAGAACCTTTCTAGCACTGGAATCCTGAGTGGCAAGTCCTGATAAATTTAACTATCTTCCCAAAGCAGCCGACTTACTCAAAAAGAGTCAGTCGGCTGAAGGGCCTGATCGACTTAAAGTCTATAAAGATTACCTGCAAGCTGGTTTAGATGCGCTGACAAAACAGTTCCAAAAAGGAACCAGTATCATTCAGCTCCTCAGAGCTCGCAGCGCTTTGATGGATCATATCCTGATCACTAGTTGGTCACAGTTTTCCGTCAATAGTGGCTCGGCCTTAATCGCTGTGGGTGGATATGGTCGAGAAGAGCTGCAACCTTATTCCGATATCGACATTTTGGTACTGCTCACCGAAGAAGATAGTCATGATGACAACCAAGAAAAAAACCTTGAGCTTGAAGCATGGCTCGCTTTCTTATGGGATATAGGATTAGAAGTTGGTCATAGCGTTCGAACCATAGCTCATTGCGAGTCACTCGCCCTTGAAGATATTTCAGTTGCCACAAACCTCATTGAGTCACGTTTTCTTTGCGGGGATCGTCTACTGCTAAAAGAGCTGAATAGCAGAATGAAGGAAGCTGGGTTCTGGCCTTCGGAAAAGTTTTTCCGAGCTAAGCTCGACGAACAAACGGCTCGCCATATTAAGTTCAAAGAAACCTCTTTCAACCTTGAGCCTAATATTAAGTCTAATCCTGGTGGATTACGTGATTTACAAGTTATCCAGTGGATTACATTAAAGCATTTCAAGAGTAGCAGCTTACACGACCTGATCAAGTACGGTATCTTCACTCGACGTGAGTACAGAAGTTTATTGAACGGACAACAGTTTTTGCATCGCGTCCGTTTTGCACTGCATGTATTAAGTGGCAAGCGTGAAGATCGATTGCTGTTTGAACACCAGAAGAAAGTTGCTGAGTGGATGGGCTTTGAAGATCATGACAACAAATTAGCCGTTGAGCATTTGATGCAGCGTTATTACCGCGCGGTCATGATCATTCGCAATCTTAATGAACTGTTTTTGCAGATCTTTGAGCAAGAATATTTGCAGGTTAATCAAGATACTGAATACGTAGAACTGGATGATGACTTTTACCTTCATAACCAACGCATTGGTATCAAAGAACCCGACTTATTTTTAAGAAAGCCTCACGCCTTAATAAAAATCTTTAGGCACATCGCTTTAAATCCTGAAATCATTCAGATTGAAGCTAAGACCATGCGTAAGATTCGCTCTAGCCAGCAAATGGTGAATCGCAAATACCGTCGTGATCCGATAAACATCAGTTATTTCAAAGAGTTTTTATCGACAAAACAACTCACGAGCCGTGGCTTTGCATTGATGAAGCGCACCAACATCCTTGGCGCCATGATTCCAAAGTTTGCGCAAATCGAAGGCCAGATGCAGTTTGATCTCTTTCACGCTTACACCGTGGACGAGCACACCCTATTCTTACTTCGGTACATCATTCGATATAACAAACCCGAGTTCCAACATGAGTTTCCGCTCTGCCGAAAAATCATGAAAACCTTGGTCGATCCCACCCCCTTGTACCTAGCCGCGATTTTCCATGATATCGGTAAAGGTCGAGGTGGAGACCATTCAGAGCTCGGCGCAGTAGATGCCTTGGAATACGCGAACTCCATAGGCCTTGAAAAGCATATTGCAAAACTGATTTCATGGTTAGTTAAAAACCACTTAATTATGTCGCTAGTGGCTCAGCGTAAAGATATCAGCGATCCAGATGTGATCGAAAGCTTTGCCAATAACATTCCCTCGATCTTACATTTGGAACTGCTGTACGTTTTAACAGTCTCTGACATCCGAGCGACCAACCCCACTTTGTGGAACTCTTGGAAAGAATCGTTGCTTAAAGAATTATTTTTAGCAACTAAGCATTACCTCACTCAGTCCACGCCTCGCGCCAACCAGACTGAAATGATGGAGGACACCCGTCAACAGGTGTTAGAGCAATTTACTAAAACCGGGGACTCCATTGAG
Proteins encoded:
- a CDS encoding YdeI/OmpD-associated family protein; this translates as MPSKNISEGVVHRLPNDLRKTLLADENTLELWENITPLARNEWICWVEDAKREDTRLKRINRVSSDLKAGKRRPCCWPGCPHRKK
- a CDS encoding glutathione S-transferase family protein; this encodes MPLSQSTDCNTIFYTNPQSRGQIARWMLEEVGADYRQEILEYGAGMKSQEFLKINPMGKVPTIVHGGKVITECAAICAYLADAFPEKGLAPSLDNRADYYRWLFFSAGPLEAAIVNRSLGVEVKADQERMVGYGNYELVLDTLSQQLLDSPYVAGEHFTAADVYVGSHVLWGLHFGSMDMRPGFEEYAARVSERQAYKAAKLIDEELIAEREK
- a CDS encoding toxin-antitoxin system YwqK family antitoxin; amino-acid sequence: MKSIYTLITVFVLSYLMSFSSIAAAPKAFDYTQVKPEHYAKLEHKSQFTDKQGDTYKIHNTNYSKGLYIQITENGRSKWKKHGRFYSISSSSGKTTGFVTYHYGTKEGPAESYNSKGQVKFKKLFKDGVLEGPWQQFTDKGKLFEECVYVAGKKHGQQITYHSNGQPQFTSTYVEGKREGETLQYNDKGKVVSKKIYKNGKQIGKTQWFH
- a CDS encoding DUF3565 domain-containing protein, giving the protein MKQSIKDYHKDEHDDWVAELACGHFQHVRHKPPFFNRPWVVTQAGRESMLGEELNCKKCDEGAPRDTK
- a CDS encoding zinc ribbon domain-containing protein YjdM gives rise to the protein MSTLPNCPQCDSTYTYEDQAMFVCPECGHEWSKDAPEQSESSIKDANGNPLEDGDTVTVIKDLKIKGSSQVVKVGTKVKNIRLVEGDHDIDCKIPGIGAMKLKSEFVKKV
- a CDS encoding RNA polymerase sigma factor produces the protein MKKKQKQLIAELANQYGRQVFATAYRIVGDSHHAEDITQDIYMKLFKKTPKAFDKVNNWAAYLTTMATSASLDLLRKKHRLSEQSITDDGAETVVSIHSNPEPTPEKQFALTQDIQQLRDALTKVTEQEAKVFVLRFVEELSYDDIAQHLALTSGNVGIILNRTRQKLARLLSHSQNTGEKYEARS
- a CDS encoding VOC family protein — its product is MPQPFHLAIPIHDLDKARQFYGELLGFDEGRSSDHWIDYDCYGHQLVVHLDESMKAKTANTSKVDGHGVPIPHFGVVLDMQQWRQLAEHLTKHRVEFVIEPYIRFEGKPGEQATMFFNDPSGNALEFKGFNNMNDLFKK
- a CDS encoding CC0125/CC1285 family lipoprotein, translating into MKALYLVCISACLVLAGCASTTAYAPAESAEDYGYYSTKLGEDRYRISFNGNTSTSQNTVKDYALLRAAELTLQEGGTWFQVVDRGSDKKTRHTPRTEVRRTDVIERDCGLLGCETRRRPAYITTIGVESGTERSKYSSSLEILIGSGEMPSDDGRYYDAKDIASTLRSAM
- a CDS encoding MliC family protein; amino-acid sequence: MRHVATYIAIASLTLAIVSCGDSNNNSTNHTANIEANEKGTEQETLSPSFDCSADSNARIESMICQQPELAQLDNQLNKVYQQALNKAGNTSTELKATQRGWLKGRNDCWKNNNKRQCIKKSYQRRIAELQARYRLVDSDGPLRFICDNNPKNEFIVTFFNTEPRTLIAERGDQVSLMYNVVSGSGAKYQGQNEIFWEHQGEVRITWGYQAPELTCQKSSFTH
- the map gene encoding type I methionyl aminopeptidase; the protein is MGIQIKTPEEIEKMRIAGRLAAEVLEMIGEHVKKGVTTEELDQICHDHIVHKQGGYPATLNYGGSVYPVTLDSDGKATQPVATDGGFPKSICTSVNDVVCHGIPNKKPLRNGDIFNLDVTVIKDGYHGDTSKMFVVGEPTPQAKKLIKTTQDSLYLAIDMVKPGVRLGDIGYAIQKYAEGKGYSIVKEYCGHGIGAKFHEEPQVTHYGRPGTGVELQEGMTFTIEPMVNFGKRHVKHNKKDGWTVLTKDRSLSAQWEHTLLVTSTGVEVLTRREEEPF
- the glnD gene encoding [protein-PII] uridylyltransferase produces the protein MASPDKFNYLPKAADLLKKSQSAEGPDRLKVYKDYLQAGLDALTKQFQKGTSIIQLLRARSALMDHILITSWSQFSVNSGSALIAVGGYGREELQPYSDIDILVLLTEEDSHDDNQEKNLELEAWLAFLWDIGLEVGHSVRTIAHCESLALEDISVATNLIESRFLCGDRLLLKELNSRMKEAGFWPSEKFFRAKLDEQTARHIKFKETSFNLEPNIKSNPGGLRDLQVIQWITLKHFKSSSLHDLIKYGIFTRREYRSLLNGQQFLHRVRFALHVLSGKREDRLLFEHQKKVAEWMGFEDHDNKLAVEHLMQRYYRAVMIIRNLNELFLQIFEQEYLQVNQDTEYVELDDDFYLHNQRIGIKEPDLFLRKPHALIKIFRHIALNPEIIQIEAKTMRKIRSSQQMVNRKYRRDPINISYFKEFLSTKQLTSRGFALMKRTNILGAMIPKFAQIEGQMQFDLFHAYTVDEHTLFLLRYIIRYNKPEFQHEFPLCRKIMKTLVDPTPLYLAAIFHDIGKGRGGDHSELGAVDALEYANSIGLEKHIAKLISWLVKNHLIMSLVAQRKDISDPDVIESFANNIPSILHLELLYVLTVSDIRATNPTLWNSWKESLLKELFLATKHYLTQSTPRANQTEMMEDTRQQVLEQFTKTGDSIEPVRELLVELGDDYLLRYHPEQIIWQTEQLLSQPELPYVAIKNHRSQAGTEVFIAVEDQPDLFAAITALLSQNHLNIQAATLFTSPKGLCLDTFIVLDEQGHPLSYEQRIQEIQDNLIDGLGDIKNRGISVSRAVPTRLKYFTVKTRIEFINHDNSPFTTLEITALDRPALLANIGQAFRDCEIEIHSAKIVTLGERVEDTFTISDRDNRPITDKARIKEIKQHIEEAINA